A window of Sorex araneus isolate mSorAra2 chromosome 3, mSorAra2.pri, whole genome shotgun sequence genomic DNA:
CCGCCCCCCAATTGATAACACCCAATAAAGCCTGATGGGGGAGCCGTATAGGGGTACTCTGGAGGGAGAAGTCGTCTGTGAGTAACATCCAGGGAAGAGCCTCTTAGACACACGCGTGTTCCTCCGAGCCTTAGGAACGGGACGGCCCGACCCACTCTGGGTGAGATCCGGCCCCTCGGGTTTCTAGGCCCCTAACAGGGATCCCCCAGCCTCCGCCCCAGCCCGCTGCTATTCCCTGCATCCCAAGGTAGGGAAATCCCCgctgcctcccctcctctctaACTCAGCTGTAAGGCGGTTTAGGAGCCGCTGGCAGAATCAATGGCATCGACCAAGGGAGGGGGGTGGCAAGGGATTTTCCTGTGCTTAACTACTGATCACGGCTAAGTGGAAATCCTATAAACACGAGCGGAAATCAATGGAGGCTGCTTAGCGGCCAGGGGAGAGGGGCGGCCCACAGATTGCATCTGACGGATGGGGGAAGAGGAGGCAGCCAGGGCGAGGGCTCCAGGAAAGAGAGGCGAGGCTGAGGGCCCCCGGCCGGAGCGCCAGGAGTCTGGGCTGGGGAAGCCCGGCAGGAGGCAGGCTGAGCCGGGGCGACCCAGAAGTCTCTTTGCTGGTGGGAAGCAACACCCCAGCCTCAGCCCGCTGACCAGCCCGCTACTGGGCTTCCTGAGGCTTCTTGGTCTGTGAGGTGGAGGCCTCAAGCAGGTGTAGGTAGTCCTGAGGCCGGAAGCGCTGGAGATACACGATCAGTTTGGCAGGTGCCTTCTCCTGTGTGGGCACACCTACAGGCAAAAAGGAGCATGAGGAAAACTCGGCAGAGCTGCCGCCCGCCCCAGCCAGGACCCCTGATGGCTTCACTGGGCTGGGGGGGAGCGGGCCCGAACGGGTACTGCCGGCTGGTGGAAGGGGCTGGGCTGCCCGGCCGAGCCTCCAGCACAGAGACACGGAAACGGTGAAGAGGCGCTTGGGCGCCGGCAGACAGAAGGGGCCTCAACAGGGACTTCGTTTCGGTTATTGCTCCTGTCGCAAGATTAAAGCCTTCTCGGAGCCGACCAGAGCTCATTAGCTTGGTAATGAAGCACACGCAGAGATGCATGCCAAGAGAAAACCGGGGCtgcaggaagaggagggaagccGCTCGTCTGGAATTCCACAGGACGCCAGCCTCTGTGGCGTGCGGCCACCGCGGGCTGGTGTCGCCGTCGGTGGCTGGCAGcgtgctgagcacagagcggggaaTACAGCTCTGCCGGCGTGCCGAGATGAGAAcacatcccagcactgcaggccggTGGGGGGCACGCAAGCCAAGCCCGGATTTCTCTGCATCAACAAGGGAGCCGGCTCCTGCCCCACAGTGCTCATGGCCTCTCGCTGAAAGCCAACAGGACAAATAGAGGATCTGGGCAGCCATTCACCAAGATGttaggaggaggaaggggggacaAGGGTGGAGAGTGTGTGCactgggcagggcacctgccttgtgaATGGCTGGCCAGCGGCCAAGCAGGTTTGACCCCCCctacaagagtgatccttgagcactgctccgCGTGGCTCAAAAAGTAAGGGCGAGAACTGACCAGGAGACCTGAAGTGATCGGGGGGCAGGAAAGATGAATCGCTGGGGTCCCACAGGGGAAAAGGCTGGAAGGCAGGTGAGCGAGCCTCTCTGGAGGGAAGCGGGACTGGGGAGCCCTACCAAAATGCCAGCTGGGTCCTGGGTCCCCTAGGGAACGGCTGGAGAGGGGCCTGTGTGCGAGTCCCGTCCTGAGCGGGAGGGGGCCGCCCTGGGCCTCACCAAGCATGCTGCTGAGGCGGAGGATCTCCTCGAGGGCGGCGGGGACCTCGGCCTCCTCGCGCACCAGCGCCTCGATCTCCCCGACCGCGTAGCCGAAGTCGGCCGTGTCCAGGTCCACCCGGAGCGGCGCGCCCGCGCGGGGCCCCGGCAGGGCCAGCTTCCAGGCACTGCGCTGGGTCACGAAGCTGGCCACCTCCTGCAGCCGCAGGGGGCCCAGCACCGCGTCCACccccgccggggccggggccggggcctcgGCGCCCAGCAGCTCACAGAGCCGGGCCACGATTGCGGGCTCGGCCGTGACCTCCACGTACTGGGTGTGGGGGCCCGCGAGGCCGGCCGCCCCGGGACACTTGAACTCCCAGCCGCTGCCCTGGCGAAGGCGCAGCCAGTGGTCGGCCCGCATGAGGCTCAGCGCCGGGGTGTCGTAGTAGCTGTCCCGGAAGGTGAGCTGGTGCTCCAGGCTGCCCCCCAACTCCCGCAGCCGCTGCTCGGTGCCAGGCCCCGGCACAAACTTCCGCTCCACTTCGATCATGCCCTCCTGGGCCATGCTAAGCTGCACTCAGTCAGCACACACTTGGCTCAGCTcccgggggtgggtggagggaggcagggtaGCGGACCCCCGCGGggcccaggcccggcccgggCTGCTGCAGCG
This region includes:
- the THTPA gene encoding thiamine-triphosphatase, producing MAQEGMIEVERKFVPGPGTEQRLRELGGSLEHQLTFRDSYYDTPALSLMRADHWLRLRQGSGWEFKCPGAAGLAGPHTQYVEVTAEPAIVARLCELLGAEAPAPAPAGVDAVLGPLRLQEVASFVTQRSAWKLALPGPRAGAPLRVDLDTADFGYAVGEIEALVREEAEVPAALEEILRLSSMLGVPTQEKAPAKLIVYLQRFRPQDYLHLLEASTSQTKKPQEAQ